From Erwinia sp. HDF1-3R, one genomic window encodes:
- the ribF gene encoding bifunctional riboflavin kinase/FAD synthetase has protein sequence MKFIRGIHNLREQHRGCVLTIGNFDGVHRGHQALLARLCEEGRQRHLPVVVMLFEPQPLELFAPDKAPARLTRLREKLRYLSEAGVDAVLCVRFDPLFAGLTAQSFVADLLVKKLGVKFLAVGDDFRFGAGRRGDFLLLQKAGVDYGFDVVGTQTFCDNGRRISSTAVRQALVEDNLPLAASLLGHPFSISGRVVHGDALGRTIGFPTANLPLRRFVSPVKGVYAVEVHGISERPLPGVANIGTRPTVAGVRQQLEVHLLDVAIDLYGRHIDVVLCEKIRNEQRFASLDALKEQIANDVVSARRFFGLKTPD, from the coding sequence ATGAAGTTTATCCGCGGCATACATAACCTCAGGGAGCAGCATCGCGGCTGCGTACTGACTATCGGTAACTTCGATGGCGTACACCGGGGACATCAGGCATTGCTGGCACGACTCTGTGAAGAGGGGCGTCAGCGTCATCTGCCGGTGGTGGTCATGTTGTTTGAACCGCAGCCCCTGGAGCTGTTTGCGCCCGATAAAGCCCCGGCTCGCCTGACCCGGCTGCGCGAGAAGCTTCGCTACCTCAGCGAGGCGGGCGTAGACGCCGTACTGTGCGTGCGCTTCGACCCTTTGTTTGCGGGGCTGACGGCGCAGAGTTTCGTTGCCGATCTGCTGGTGAAAAAACTCGGCGTTAAATTTCTGGCGGTCGGGGATGATTTCCGCTTTGGCGCTGGTCGCCGGGGGGATTTCCTGTTATTACAGAAAGCGGGTGTCGACTATGGCTTCGATGTTGTCGGTACACAGACATTTTGTGATAACGGCAGGCGAATTAGCAGCACCGCCGTTCGACAGGCGCTGGTAGAGGATAATCTGCCGCTTGCCGCCTCACTATTGGGACATCCCTTCAGTATATCAGGCCGGGTGGTGCACGGTGATGCGCTGGGCCGGACGATAGGCTTCCCCACGGCTAACCTGCCTCTCCGACGCTTTGTGTCGCCGGTCAAAGGGGTGTATGCCGTTGAGGTCCATGGCATCAGCGAACGACCGTTGCCTGGCGTGGCGAATATCGGCACGCGGCCTACGGTGGCAGGAGTGCGTCAGCAGCTGGAAGTTCACCTGCTGGACGTTGCAATCGACCTGTACGGGCGCCATATAGATGTGGTGCTGTGCGAAAAAATACGTAACGAGCAGCGTTTTGCTTCACTTGACGCGCTGAAAGAGCAAATTGCTAACGATGTGGTGAGCGCCCGAAGGTTTTTTGGGCTGAAAACACCGGATTAA
- the lspA gene encoding signal peptidase II, producing MMHKSIFSTGLRWLWLMVVVIAIDFASKQWIMNTLMLHESMHVMPFFNFFYAHNYGAAFSFLADKGGWQRWFFAGIATAIVIALLVMMYRTAASNKLNNIAYALIIGGAAGNLFDRAYHGFVVDFIDFYVGDWHFATFNIADSAICIGAALIVLEGFFSPASKRAKS from the coding sequence ATGATGCATAAATCAATTTTCTCGACCGGACTGCGCTGGCTGTGGCTGATGGTGGTCGTTATCGCCATCGATTTTGCCAGTAAGCAGTGGATTATGAATACGCTGATGCTGCATGAGTCGATGCATGTGATGCCATTCTTCAACTTTTTCTATGCGCATAACTACGGGGCGGCCTTTAGCTTCCTGGCCGACAAAGGGGGCTGGCAGCGCTGGTTCTTTGCCGGTATCGCCACGGCGATTGTTATTGCGCTACTGGTGATGATGTACCGTACCGCAGCCAGTAATAAGCTGAATAATATCGCTTATGCACTGATTATTGGCGGTGCGGCAGGCAATTTGTTTGACCGCGCGTATCACGGCTTTGTGGTGGATTTTATCGACTTTTATGTTGGCGACTGGCACTTTGCGACCTTCAACATTGCCGACTCCGCTATCTGTATCGGTGCCGCACTGATCGTACTGGAGGGTTTTTTCAGCCCGGCCAGCAAACGTGCTAAAAGCTAA
- the nhaA gene encoding Na+/H+ antiporter NhaA, whose protein sequence is MKSALTRLLKNEATGGVILIIAAAVAMFLANNAGTQQAYQSILSMPVAFRFGALDISKDLLLWVNDALMALFFLMIGLEVKHELHSGSLATRERAMFPLIAAIGGMIAPGAIFALFNHSHSLAIHGWAIPTATDIAFALGILALLGSRVPPALKMFLMALAVIDDLGAILIIAFFYTQDLSVASLCVAGGAIAVLALLNRFGVRNLSVYMLVGMVLWVAVLKSGVHATLAGVILGFFIPLEKQNGHSPAIHLAHSLAPWVSWLILPLFAFANAGVSLTGVSLNGVFSTVPLGIILGLFIGKPLGITLICWLAVKLRIAALPESTRMRDISAIGVLCGIGFTMSIFIASLAFDAAHQEMVTLAKIGILFGSVISAVVGYILLRIKLR, encoded by the coding sequence ATGAAATCAGCGCTTACGCGGCTACTGAAAAATGAAGCAACCGGTGGGGTAATACTGATTATCGCTGCGGCGGTGGCGATGTTCCTGGCCAATAATGCCGGAACCCAGCAGGCTTATCAGTCTATCCTCTCCATGCCGGTGGCGTTTCGTTTTGGCGCGCTGGATATCAGTAAGGATCTGCTGCTGTGGGTCAATGATGCACTCATGGCGCTCTTCTTTTTAATGATCGGGCTGGAGGTGAAGCACGAGCTGCATTCCGGTTCGCTGGCGACGCGTGAACGGGCGATGTTTCCGCTGATCGCGGCCATTGGCGGGATGATTGCGCCAGGTGCCATCTTTGCGCTGTTTAACCATAGTCATTCCCTGGCTATTCACGGCTGGGCAATCCCAACCGCAACGGATATTGCTTTCGCTCTGGGGATCCTGGCGCTGCTGGGCAGCCGCGTGCCGCCTGCACTCAAAATGTTCCTGATGGCGCTGGCGGTGATTGATGACCTCGGCGCCATTCTGATTATCGCTTTCTTCTATACCCAGGATCTGTCGGTAGCCTCGCTGTGCGTGGCTGGCGGTGCAATTGCGGTGCTGGCGCTGCTCAACCGTTTTGGCGTGCGTAACCTGTCCGTCTACATGTTGGTGGGAATGGTGCTCTGGGTGGCGGTGCTGAAATCGGGCGTTCATGCCACACTGGCAGGCGTTATTCTGGGCTTCTTTATCCCGCTGGAGAAACAGAACGGCCACTCTCCGGCTATCCATCTGGCCCATAGCCTGGCACCCTGGGTAAGCTGGCTTATCCTGCCGCTGTTTGCCTTCGCCAACGCGGGCGTCTCATTAACCGGCGTATCGCTGAACGGCGTGTTTTCCACCGTGCCGCTGGGCATCATTCTGGGTTTGTTTATCGGTAAACCGCTGGGGATCACGCTGATCTGCTGGCTGGCCGTCAAGCTTCGTATCGCCGCACTGCCGGAGAGTACGCGAATGCGGGATATTTCTGCCATCGGCGTTTTATGTGGTATCGGCTTTACGATGTCGATATTTATTGCTTCGCTGGCTTTCGATGCGGCGCATCAGGAGATGGTGACCCTGGCTAAGATCGGTATTCTCTTTGGATCAGTGATTTCGGCGGTGGTCGGTTATATTCTACTGCGTATTAAACTGCGTTAG
- the dapB gene encoding 4-hydroxy-tetrahydrodipicolinate reductase, with protein sequence MMSSDIRIAVVGASGRMGRQLIQAVHEAEGASLGAALVRKGSSLVGSDAGEMAGTGTLGVTLVDSLAAVVDDFDILIDFTRPEATLEYLKFCREQHKAIVIGTTGFDQAGKAAISEAAQDIGIVFAANFSVGVNLVLKLLEKAAKVMGDYADIEIVEAHHRHKVDAPSGTALAMGEAIADAMEWDLDQHAVYAREGHTGERKAQTIGFATVRAGDIVGEHTAMFADIGERVEITHKASSRMTFAKGAVRASIWLSSQKNGLFDMKNVLNLDDI encoded by the coding sequence ATTATGAGTAGTGATATTCGCATTGCCGTTGTCGGCGCGTCGGGACGTATGGGACGTCAGCTGATCCAGGCCGTGCATGAGGCTGAGGGCGCCTCCCTGGGCGCCGCACTGGTACGCAAAGGTTCATCGCTGGTAGGGAGTGACGCCGGTGAAATGGCAGGCACAGGCACGCTGGGCGTCACTCTAGTCGACAGTCTTGCGGCCGTGGTAGATGACTTTGACATACTAATCGATTTCACCCGGCCCGAAGCCACGCTGGAGTATCTGAAATTTTGCCGTGAGCAACATAAGGCGATAGTGATCGGCACCACCGGATTTGACCAGGCGGGTAAGGCAGCCATCAGCGAAGCGGCTCAGGATATTGGCATTGTGTTTGCCGCCAACTTTAGCGTTGGCGTTAACCTGGTCTTAAAGCTGCTGGAAAAGGCGGCAAAAGTGATGGGCGACTATGCCGACATCGAGATTGTGGAAGCCCACCACCGGCACAAAGTGGATGCCCCATCAGGGACAGCGCTGGCGATGGGTGAGGCGATCGCCGATGCCATGGAGTGGGATTTAGACCAGCACGCCGTTTATGCCCGGGAAGGGCACACCGGAGAGCGTAAGGCTCAAACGATTGGCTTCGCCACCGTACGCGCCGGTGACATTGTAGGTGAGCATACGGCGATGTTTGCCGATATTGGCGAACGCGTGGAGATAACCCATAAGGCTTCAAGTCGGATGACCTTTGCTAAAGGCGCAGTACGCGCTTCTATCTGGTTAAGTTCGCAGAAAAATGGGCTTTTTGATATGAAAAATGTGCTTAATCTTGACGATATTTGA
- the fkpB gene encoding FKBP-type peptidyl-prolyl cis-trans isomerase — translation MTDSVQRDSAVLVHFTLKLADGSTAESTRDNGKPALFSLGDGSLSEQLEDELLGLHPGDKKAFSLQPEAAFGSASPDLIQYFSRRDFTQAGEPEVGAIMLFSGMDGNEMPGVIREISGDSITVDFNHPLAGQVIHFDVEVLEINPVREATNANPVG, via the coding sequence ATGACTGATTCTGTACAGCGTGATAGCGCGGTGCTGGTGCATTTCACGTTAAAACTGGCCGACGGTTCCACCGCGGAATCCACGCGGGATAACGGAAAACCGGCGCTGTTTAGTCTGGGAGACGGTAGCCTGTCAGAGCAGCTTGAGGATGAGCTGCTCGGCCTGCACCCGGGTGATAAAAAAGCGTTCTCGCTGCAGCCTGAGGCCGCATTTGGCTCCGCCAGTCCGGATTTAATTCAGTACTTCTCCCGCCGGGATTTTACCCAGGCGGGAGAGCCTGAAGTGGGGGCGATTATGCTGTTCAGCGGGATGGACGGGAATGAGATGCCGGGTGTTATCCGCGAAATTTCCGGCGACTCGATTACCGTGGACTTTAACCATCCATTAGCCGGGCAGGTCATCCATTTTGATGTTGAGGTGCTGGAGATCAATCCGGTACGGGAGGCGACAAATGCAAATCCTGTTGGCTAA
- the ileS gene encoding isoleucine--tRNA ligase, whose translation MSDYKSTLNLPETGFPMRGDLAKREPGMLQRWYDDNLYGIIREAKKGKKTFILHDGPPYANGSIHIGHSVNKILKDIIVKSKGLAGFDAPYVPGWDCHGLPIEHKVEQMIGKPGEKVTAAEFRAACRQYAAEQVEGQKKDFIRLGVLGDWDRPYLTMDFKTEANIIRALGKIIGNGHLHKGAKPVHWCMDCRSALAEAEVEYYDKTSPSIDVLFNAVDADAVQAKFGVSSVTGPVSLVIWTTTPWTLPANRAISLHPEFDYQLVQIEGRALILAKELVESVMKRIGVAEWQVLGEVKGAALELMTFQHPFLALTSPVVLGEHVTVEAGTGAVHTAPGHGPDDYVIGQKYGIEVANPVGPDGRYLPGTYPGLDGVNVFKANDLVVELLREKGALLHVEKLLHSYPHCWRHKTPIIFRATPQWFISMDQKGLRAQSLSEIKGVQWIPDWGQARIESMVANRPDWCISRQRTWGVPMALFVHKDTEQLHPDTLALMEKVAERVEQDGIQAWWDLDAHELMGADADSYVKVPDTLDVWFDSGSTSYSVVDARPEFEGHSPDLYLEGSDQHRGWFMSSLMISTAMKGKAPYRQVLTHGFTVDGQGRKMSKSIGNTVSPQDVMNKLGGDILRLWVASTDYSGEMAVSDEILKRSADSYRRIRNTARFLLANLNGFNPETDRVEPEEMVVLDRWAVGRASAAQEDIIASYARYDFHEVVQRLMQFCSIEMGSFYLDIIKDRQYTARANGLARRSCQTALYYIAEALVRWMAPIMSFTADEIWNELPGKREKYVFTGEWFNGLFGLADDESMNDSFWAELLKVRGEVNKVIEQARADKRVGGSLEASVTLYADTALAEKLLSLETELRFVLLTSSVQVADYALAPEEAQQSDLVKGLKIALHKAEGEKCQRCWHYTTDVGQNAAWPEICGRCVTNVAGDGEQRKFA comes from the coding sequence ATGAGTGACTATAAATCTACCCTGAACTTGCCGGAAACGGGGTTCCCGATGCGTGGCGATCTGGCCAAACGCGAACCGGGAATGCTGCAACGCTGGTATGATGATAATTTGTACGGCATCATCCGCGAAGCCAAAAAAGGGAAAAAAACCTTTATTCTGCACGACGGCCCTCCCTACGCGAACGGCAGCATTCATATTGGTCACTCAGTCAACAAGATTCTGAAAGACATTATCGTGAAGTCCAAAGGCCTGGCGGGTTTTGATGCGCCCTACGTGCCGGGCTGGGACTGCCATGGCCTGCCCATCGAGCATAAAGTCGAGCAGATGATCGGTAAGCCCGGCGAGAAAGTTACCGCCGCGGAGTTTCGTGCCGCCTGTCGGCAGTATGCCGCTGAGCAGGTAGAAGGGCAGAAAAAAGACTTTATCCGCCTTGGCGTGCTGGGAGACTGGGATCGCCCCTATCTGACGATGGACTTCAAAACCGAAGCAAACATCATCCGTGCGCTGGGCAAAATCATCGGTAATGGCCATCTGCACAAAGGTGCGAAGCCGGTGCACTGGTGTATGGATTGCCGCTCCGCACTGGCTGAGGCTGAAGTTGAATATTACGATAAAACCTCCCCCTCCATTGACGTGCTGTTTAACGCCGTGGATGCCGATGCGGTGCAGGCCAAATTTGGTGTTAGCAGCGTAACCGGTCCCGTCTCGCTGGTTATCTGGACCACCACGCCGTGGACCCTGCCTGCTAACCGCGCGATCTCTCTGCACCCTGAGTTTGACTATCAGCTGGTGCAGATCGAAGGCCGTGCGCTGATTCTGGCGAAAGAGCTGGTTGAAAGCGTCATGAAACGCATTGGCGTAGCAGAGTGGCAGGTGCTGGGCGAAGTGAAAGGTGCGGCGCTGGAGCTGATGACTTTCCAGCACCCCTTCCTGGCATTAACGTCGCCTGTGGTTCTGGGTGAGCACGTGACGGTCGAAGCCGGTACCGGGGCGGTCCATACCGCCCCAGGCCACGGCCCGGATGACTATGTGATCGGCCAGAAATACGGTATCGAAGTCGCTAACCCGGTCGGTCCGGATGGCCGCTACCTGCCGGGCACTTACCCTGGGCTGGACGGTGTTAACGTCTTCAAGGCCAACGATCTGGTGGTCGAGCTGCTGCGCGAAAAGGGCGCACTGCTGCACGTCGAAAAGCTGCTGCACAGCTATCCGCACTGCTGGCGTCACAAAACGCCGATCATCTTCCGTGCAACACCGCAGTGGTTTATCAGCATGGATCAGAAAGGCCTGCGTGCGCAGTCGCTGTCTGAGATTAAAGGTGTGCAGTGGATCCCTGACTGGGGTCAGGCACGTATCGAATCCATGGTGGCGAACCGCCCGGACTGGTGTATTTCACGTCAGCGTACCTGGGGCGTACCGATGGCGCTGTTTGTGCATAAAGATACCGAACAGCTACACCCTGACACCCTCGCGCTGATGGAAAAAGTGGCTGAACGCGTTGAGCAGGATGGCATTCAGGCCTGGTGGGATCTCGATGCGCACGAGCTGATGGGCGCAGACGCCGACAGCTACGTGAAGGTGCCTGATACGCTCGACGTCTGGTTTGACTCAGGATCGACCAGCTACTCCGTTGTTGATGCGCGTCCGGAATTTGAGGGACATTCGCCTGACCTCTATCTGGAGGGATCGGATCAGCACCGCGGCTGGTTTATGTCCTCGCTGATGATCTCGACGGCGATGAAGGGCAAAGCGCCTTACCGTCAGGTACTGACTCACGGCTTTACCGTGGATGGTCAGGGCCGCAAAATGTCGAAATCCATCGGTAATACCGTGTCGCCCCAGGATGTCATGAACAAGCTGGGCGGCGATATTCTGCGCCTGTGGGTCGCCTCCACCGATTATTCCGGTGAGATGGCGGTATCCGATGAGATCCTGAAACGCTCTGCGGATTCCTATCGTCGTATCCGTAACACCGCTCGCTTCCTGCTGGCCAACCTTAACGGCTTCAACCCCGAGACCGATCGCGTTGAGCCGGAAGAGATGGTGGTACTGGATCGCTGGGCAGTGGGACGCGCCAGCGCGGCACAGGAGGACATCATCGCCTCTTACGCGCGCTATGACTTCCACGAGGTGGTCCAGCGTCTGATGCAGTTCTGCTCCATCGAGATGGGGTCCTTCTATCTGGACATCATCAAGGACCGTCAGTACACCGCCCGGGCGAATGGCCTGGCACGTCGCAGCTGTCAGACCGCGCTGTACTATATTGCAGAGGCACTGGTGCGCTGGATGGCGCCAATCATGTCCTTTACCGCTGACGAAATCTGGAATGAGCTGCCGGGCAAGCGTGAAAAGTATGTCTTTACCGGCGAGTGGTTCAACGGGCTGTTTGGCCTCGCGGACGATGAGTCAATGAACGATAGCTTCTGGGCTGAGCTGCTGAAAGTGCGCGGCGAAGTGAACAAAGTTATCGAACAGGCGCGTGCCGACAAGCGTGTAGGCGGGTCGCTGGAGGCGAGCGTTACGCTCTATGCCGATACGGCGCTGGCTGAAAAGCTGCTGAGTCTGGAGACGGAGCTGCGCTTTGTGTTACTGACCTCCTCGGTACAGGTAGCCGATTACGCGCTGGCCCCTGAAGAGGCTCAGCAGAGCGATCTGGTAAAAGGTCTTAAAATTGCTCTGCATAAGGCGGAAGGTGAGAAATGTCAGCGCTGCTGGCACTACACTACCGATGTTGGACAAAATGCTGCCTGGCCGGAAATCTGCGGGCGCTGCGTCACTAACGTAGCCGGTGACGGCGAACAGCGTAAGTTTGCATGA
- the rpsT gene encoding 30S ribosomal protein S20, with protein MANIKSAKKRAVTSEKRRKHNASRRSMMRTFIKKVYAAIATGDKAAAQNAFNEMQPLVDRQAAKGLIHKNKAARHKANLAAQINKLA; from the coding sequence TTGGCTAATATCAAATCAGCTAAGAAACGCGCTGTAACGTCTGAGAAGCGTCGTAAGCACAACGCTAGCCGTCGTTCAATGATGCGTACTTTTATTAAGAAAGTATACGCGGCTATCGCTACTGGCGATAAAGCAGCTGCGCAGAATGCATTTAATGAAATGCAGCCTCTTGTGGACCGTCAGGCAGCTAAAGGCCTGATCCACAAAAACAAAGCTGCACGTCATAAAGCAAACCTGGCTGCACAGATCAACAAACTGGCTTAA
- the carA gene encoding glutamine-hydrolyzing carbamoyl-phosphate synthase small subunit, which produces MTVYSLEGVLIKSALLVLEDGTQFHGRAIGATGSAVGEVVFNTSMTGYQEILTDPSYSRQIVTLTYPHIGNVGTNAADEESSKVQAQGLVIRDLPLIASNFRNEEGLSAYLKRHNIVAIADIDTRKLTRLLREKGAQNGCIIAGDAPDAALALQKAQAFPGLKGMDLAKEVSTAETYSWQQGSWTLDGLPAAKSGDELPFHVVACDYGVKRSILRMLVDRGCRLTVVPAQTSAEEVLKLNPDGIFLANGPGDPEPCDYAIAAIKRFLETDVPVFGICLGHQLLALASGAKTVKMKLGHHGGNHPVKDLDNNRVMITAQNHGFAVDGSNLPDNLRVTHTSLFDHTVQGIHRTDKAAFSFQGHPEASPGPHDAAPLFDHFIELIEAYRSNAK; this is translated from the coding sequence ATGACTGTTTATTCCCTGGAGGGTGTTTTGATTAAGTCAGCGCTATTGGTTCTCGAAGACGGAACCCAATTCCATGGTCGTGCCATCGGGGCCACAGGATCGGCTGTGGGAGAAGTCGTTTTCAACACCTCAATGACCGGTTATCAAGAAATCCTCACTGATCCTTCCTACTCCCGCCAGATTGTTACCCTTACCTATCCTCATATCGGCAATGTCGGCACTAACGCCGCGGATGAAGAGTCCTCTAAGGTTCAGGCGCAGGGGCTGGTGATTCGCGATTTGCCGCTGATAGCGAGCAACTTTCGTAATGAAGAAGGTCTCTCTGCATACCTAAAGCGTCATAACATTGTCGCTATTGCCGATATTGATACGCGCAAGCTAACGCGGTTGCTGCGCGAGAAAGGTGCACAGAATGGCTGCATCATCGCCGGTGATGCACCGGATGCGGCGCTGGCGCTGCAAAAAGCGCAGGCGTTTCCCGGTCTGAAAGGCATGGACCTGGCGAAAGAGGTCTCTACAGCTGAAACTTATAGCTGGCAACAGGGCAGCTGGACGCTCGACGGCCTGCCAGCGGCGAAAAGCGGTGACGAACTGCCGTTCCACGTGGTCGCCTGTGACTACGGCGTTAAGCGCAGCATCCTGCGGATGCTGGTCGATCGCGGCTGTCGGCTGACGGTCGTCCCGGCCCAGACCTCTGCGGAAGAGGTGTTAAAGCTCAATCCGGACGGTATTTTCCTGGCTAACGGCCCTGGCGATCCGGAGCCATGCGATTACGCTATCGCGGCGATTAAGCGCTTTCTGGAAACTGACGTGCCGGTATTCGGCATCTGTCTGGGTCACCAGCTGCTGGCGCTGGCGAGCGGGGCAAAAACGGTCAAAATGAAGCTGGGCCATCACGGTGGCAATCATCCGGTAAAAGACCTGGACAACAACAGGGTGATGATCACCGCGCAAAACCATGGTTTTGCCGTCGATGGCAGCAACCTGCCGGATAACCTGCGCGTGACCCATACCTCGCTTTTTGACCACACGGTGCAGGGGATTCATCGTACGGACAAAGCGGCCTTTAGTTTCCAGGGTCACCCTGAAGCCAGCCCGGGTCCGCATGATGCCGCCCCGCTGTTCGATCACTTTATCGAACTGATCGAAGCCTACCGTTCAAACGCGAAATAA
- the ispH gene encoding 4-hydroxy-3-methylbut-2-enyl diphosphate reductase: MQILLANPRGFCAGVDRAISIVERALEMYGAPIYVRHEVVHNRYVVNSLRERGAIFIEEIGEVPDGSILIFSAHGVSQAVRAEARARSLTMLFDATCPLVTKVHMEVARASRKGTEAILIGHAGHPEVEGTMGQYSNPEGGMYLVESPADVLKLEVKNDQNLCFMTQTTLSVDDTSEVIDALRARFPKIIGPRKDDICYATTNRQEAVRTLARDAEVVLVVGSRNSSNSNRLAELAQRAGKLARLIDSADDIQEEWIKGVSCVGVTAGASAPDILVQEVIQRLREFGGEAAIELIGREENIVFEVPKELRVDIREVN, translated from the coding sequence ATGCAAATCCTGTTGGCTAATCCTCGTGGATTCTGTGCGGGCGTTGATCGCGCGATCAGTATTGTGGAGCGCGCGCTGGAGATGTATGGCGCGCCTATTTACGTGCGGCATGAGGTAGTACACAACCGCTACGTGGTGAATAGCCTGCGCGAGCGCGGGGCTATTTTCATTGAGGAGATCGGGGAAGTGCCGGACGGTTCGATTCTGATCTTCTCCGCTCATGGCGTATCCCAGGCCGTTCGCGCAGAAGCCAGGGCGCGCAGCCTGACCATGCTGTTTGACGCCACCTGTCCGCTGGTCACAAAAGTGCATATGGAAGTGGCGCGCGCCAGCCGTAAGGGGACGGAGGCGATACTGATTGGTCATGCCGGCCACCCTGAGGTGGAAGGCACGATGGGCCAGTACAGCAACCCTGAGGGCGGAATGTACCTTGTGGAATCTCCGGCGGATGTCCTGAAGCTTGAGGTAAAGAACGATCAGAATCTGTGCTTTATGACCCAGACGACGCTGTCAGTTGATGATACGTCAGAGGTGATTGATGCACTTCGCGCGCGTTTTCCAAAAATCATCGGGCCGCGTAAGGATGATATCTGCTATGCCACCACCAACCGGCAGGAAGCGGTACGCACGCTGGCAAGGGATGCAGAAGTGGTGCTGGTGGTTGGGTCCCGCAACTCCTCTAACTCTAATCGTCTGGCCGAACTGGCACAGCGGGCGGGTAAGCTTGCCCGTCTTATTGATTCTGCCGATGATATTCAGGAAGAGTGGATTAAAGGCGTGAGCTGCGTTGGCGTGACGGCGGGTGCCTCGGCACCGGATATTCTGGTGCAGGAGGTTATTCAGCGCCTGCGCGAGTTTGGTGGCGAAGCCGCCATTGAGCTGATTGGCCGCGAAGAAAATATTGTTTTCGAGGTGCCAAAAGAGCTGCGCGTAGATATTCGGGAAGTTAACTAA